One window from the genome of Halomicrobium zhouii encodes:
- a CDS encoding CBS domain-containing protein codes for MNVADAMTPRSEVVTVEIPGTRADVLEYLQERKFSSVPIIKQTDDGEQFRGLVSRESLIEQPDEDQLALLIEETPTVTADASIEHVAAVMAAEEARRVPVVDGKLEGIVTVTDVIRAIATGNADGDTDVGELARRYVNCVYAGTPLPVAEQELFHADVPYGVVLDDDGETCGMITEVDIIDVARVVEGEAQTGDSMAGDDDDWKWESIKAVGSRYMPTRNVEIPAKPVREFMTADLVTIGERRTAREAAQMMIEEDVEQIPLVSGDQLVGIVRDMDLLEGL; via the coding sequence ATGAACGTCGCAGACGCCATGACGCCCCGCTCGGAGGTCGTGACTGTCGAGATTCCGGGCACCCGCGCCGACGTGCTGGAGTACCTCCAGGAGCGCAAGTTCTCATCGGTTCCGATCATCAAGCAGACTGACGACGGCGAACAGTTCCGCGGACTGGTCTCCCGCGAGTCGCTGATCGAACAGCCCGACGAGGACCAGCTGGCGCTACTCATCGAGGAGACGCCCACCGTCACCGCCGACGCGAGCATCGAACACGTCGCGGCCGTGATGGCCGCCGAGGAAGCACGTCGGGTCCCCGTCGTCGACGGGAAGCTCGAGGGGATCGTCACCGTCACCGACGTCATCCGCGCCATCGCCACCGGGAACGCCGACGGCGACACGGACGTCGGCGAACTCGCTCGCCGGTACGTCAACTGCGTCTACGCCGGGACGCCCCTGCCCGTCGCCGAGCAGGAGCTGTTCCACGCCGACGTCCCCTACGGCGTCGTCCTGGACGACGACGGGGAGACCTGCGGGATGATCACCGAGGTCGACATCATCGACGTCGCTCGGGTCGTCGAAGGCGAGGCCCAGACGGGCGACTCGATGGCCGGTGACGACGACGACTGGAAGTGGGAGTCGATCAAGGCCGTCGGCAGCCGGTACATGCCGACGCGGAACGTCGAGATCCCGGCCAAACCGGTCCGGGAGTTCATGACCGCGGATCTCGTCACCATCGGCGAGCGCCGGACCGCACGCGAGGCCGCACAGATGATGATCGAAGAGGACGTCGAACAGATTCCGCTCGTCTCGGGCGACCAGCTCGTCGGCATCGTCCGTGACATGGATCTCCTGGAGGGTCTATGA
- a CDS encoding DUF7556 family protein, whose product MESNTVAKTEAATDADVMASVETGQENTLIIADVSTDGAYLTAPLADAASLPAWR is encoded by the coding sequence ATGGAGTCGAACACGGTAGCAAAGACCGAGGCGGCAACCGATGCAGACGTCATGGCTTCCGTCGAAACCGGCCAGGAGAATACGCTCATCATCGCCGACGTAAGCACCGACGGCGCGTATCTGACGGCGCCACTCGCCGACGCCGCCTCGCTGCCGGCCTGGCGGTAA
- the thrC gene encoding threonine synthase, with translation MAELELTDDVPSVADDGVWLTCIECGEDFAPFDAIRYTCDECDGLLEARYADLPTWDDFEGEGVWRYNAALPFEEGVTLPEGHTPLHRVPRLEDDVGVSALRIKHEGMNPTGSFKDRGMTVGVRVAQELGVGRLACASTGNTSAALAAYGARADLETLVLLPAGKVAAGKVAQASLHGARILEVDGNFDQCLDIVQDLASRGEAYLLNSLNPFRLEGQKTIGLEFMEQFFADYETYPDRIVLPVGNAGNTAALYKCFRELRKAGAIEEGDVPKITGVQAEGSAPMVEAVQEGNDEVRRWDEVETIATAIRIGNPVNAPKALPGIRETGGTAVAVSDEEITSAQRDLAEEGVGVEPASAASVAGLRKLREQGVVDSDENVVCLTTGHLLKDPDAAAKAGVDPEPVPNDTDAVLDHLAGN, from the coding sequence ATGGCCGAACTGGAACTCACGGACGACGTGCCGTCGGTCGCCGACGACGGCGTCTGGCTGACCTGCATCGAGTGCGGCGAGGACTTCGCACCCTTCGACGCCATCCGGTACACCTGCGACGAGTGCGACGGACTGCTCGAGGCGCGCTACGCCGACCTGCCAACCTGGGACGACTTCGAGGGCGAGGGCGTCTGGCGGTACAACGCCGCGCTACCGTTCGAGGAGGGCGTGACCCTGCCGGAGGGACACACGCCGCTCCATCGCGTTCCCCGCCTCGAAGACGACGTCGGCGTGAGCGCGCTGCGGATCAAACACGAGGGGATGAACCCCACCGGGTCGTTCAAGGACCGCGGGATGACCGTCGGGGTCCGGGTCGCTCAGGAACTGGGCGTGGGTCGGCTGGCCTGCGCGTCGACGGGGAACACCTCCGCCGCGCTGGCGGCCTACGGCGCCCGTGCGGACCTGGAGACGCTCGTTCTCCTGCCCGCCGGGAAGGTCGCCGCCGGCAAGGTCGCCCAGGCGTCGCTCCACGGCGCCCGCATCCTGGAGGTCGACGGCAACTTCGACCAGTGCCTCGACATCGTTCAGGACCTCGCCTCCCGCGGCGAGGCGTACCTCCTGAACTCGCTGAACCCCTTCCGACTGGAGGGCCAGAAGACCATCGGCCTGGAGTTCATGGAACAGTTCTTCGCCGACTACGAGACCTATCCCGACCGCATCGTCCTGCCCGTCGGCAACGCCGGCAACACCGCGGCGCTGTACAAGTGCTTCCGCGAACTCCGCAAGGCCGGCGCTATCGAGGAGGGAGACGTCCCCAAGATCACCGGCGTCCAGGCCGAGGGCTCGGCGCCGATGGTCGAGGCCGTCCAGGAGGGCAACGACGAGGTCCGGCGCTGGGACGAGGTCGAGACCATCGCGACGGCTATCCGCATCGGCAACCCCGTCAACGCGCCCAAGGCGCTCCCGGGCATCCGCGAGACGGGCGGCACCGCCGTCGCCGTCAGCGACGAGGAGATAACGTCGGCCCAGCGCGACCTCGCCGAGGAAGGCGTCGGCGTCGAACCCGCCTCCGCCGCCAGCGTCGCCGGCCTCCGAAAACTCCGCGAACAGGGCGTCGTCGATTCCGACGAGAACGTCGTCTGCCTGACCACGGGCCACCTGCTCAAGGACCCCGACGCCGCCGCCAAGGCCGGCGTCGACCCCGAACCCGTCCCCAACGACACCGACGCCGTGCTGGACCACCTGGCTGGAAACTGA
- the serA gene encoding phosphoglycerate dehydrogenase yields the protein MNVLVTDPIADAGLDRLREAGHDVETAYDVEGEALLDAVADANALIVRSGTEVTEEVLAAAPDLVIVGRAGIGVDNIDIDAATDHGVIVANAPEGNVRAAAEHSVAMAFATARSIPQAHDRLKDGEWAKGDYLGTEVNNKTLGVVGFGRVGQEVAKRLGNLGMDVVTFDPYISEERAEQFNAELVEDLDDCLEAADFLTIHTPLTPETEDMIGEEELAQLEDGYVVNCARGGIIDEPALAEAVADGILKGAAIDVFAEEPLPEDSPLLDVDDVIVTPHLGASTEAAQVGVATSTADQILAAFEDEPVVNALNAPSVDEAVFSRIRPYIGLTETAGKVAVQLFDGRVENVDVTYAGDIAEEDVELVTASALKGVLEPLVGSVNGVNAQGIAENRGIEVTETKTNQAEDFQSLITVEVGDGEDSVQVSGTQFAGDDERIVRIDGYRVDAIPHGHMLVARNEDAPGVIGFIGTVLGEAGINIAGMFNGRGTIGGEALSVYNLDEEPTDDVLARLNDDERIIETKHISLNGA from the coding sequence ATGAACGTACTCGTTACAGATCCGATCGCTGACGCGGGTCTCGACCGCCTGCGAGAGGCGGGCCACGACGTCGAGACCGCCTACGACGTGGAAGGGGAGGCACTGCTGGACGCGGTCGCCGACGCGAACGCACTGATCGTCCGCTCGGGCACCGAAGTCACCGAGGAAGTGCTGGCCGCCGCGCCGGATCTGGTCATCGTCGGCCGGGCCGGCATCGGCGTCGACAACATCGACATCGACGCCGCCACCGACCACGGCGTCATCGTCGCCAACGCGCCGGAGGGCAACGTCCGCGCCGCCGCGGAACACTCCGTCGCGATGGCCTTCGCCACCGCCCGCTCGATCCCGCAGGCCCACGACCGACTCAAGGACGGCGAGTGGGCCAAGGGCGACTACCTCGGCACCGAGGTCAACAACAAGACGCTGGGCGTCGTCGGCTTCGGCCGCGTCGGCCAGGAGGTCGCCAAGCGCCTCGGTAATCTGGGGATGGACGTCGTCACCTTCGACCCCTACATCAGCGAGGAGCGCGCCGAGCAGTTCAACGCCGAACTCGTCGAGGACCTCGACGACTGCCTCGAAGCGGCGGACTTCCTCACCATCCACACGCCGCTGACGCCGGAGACGGAGGACATGATCGGCGAGGAGGAACTCGCCCAGCTCGAGGACGGCTACGTCGTCAACTGCGCCCGCGGCGGCATCATCGACGAGCCCGCCCTCGCCGAGGCCGTCGCGGACGGCATCCTCAAGGGCGCCGCCATCGACGTCTTCGCCGAGGAACCGCTCCCCGAGGACAGCCCGCTGCTGGACGTCGACGACGTCATCGTGACCCCGCACCTCGGCGCCTCGACGGAGGCCGCCCAGGTGGGCGTCGCCACCTCGACCGCCGACCAGATCCTCGCCGCGTTCGAGGACGAACCGGTCGTCAACGCACTCAACGCCCCCTCCGTCGACGAGGCCGTCTTCAGCCGCATCCGGCCCTACATCGGCCTCACGGAGACCGCCGGCAAGGTCGCCGTCCAGCTGTTCGACGGCCGCGTCGAGAACGTCGACGTCACCTACGCCGGCGACATCGCCGAGGAGGACGTCGAACTCGTCACCGCCAGCGCACTCAAGGGCGTCCTCGAACCCCTCGTCGGCAGCGTCAACGGCGTCAACGCCCAGGGCATCGCCGAGAACCGCGGCATCGAAGTCACCGAGACCAAGACCAACCAGGCCGAGGACTTCCAGAGCCTGATCACCGTCGAAGTCGGCGACGGCGAGGACAGCGTCCAGGTCAGCGGCACCCAGTTCGCCGGCGACGACGAACGCATCGTCCGCATCGACGGCTACCGCGTCGACGCCATCCCCCACGGCCACATGCTCGTCGCCCGCAACGAGGACGCCCCCGGCGTCATCGGCTTTATCGGGACGGTGCTGGGCGAGGCCGGCATCAACATCGCCGGGATGTTCAACGGCCGCGGCACCATCGGCGGCGAGGCCCTCTCGGTGTACAACCTCGACGAGGAACCCACCGACGACGTGCTCGCACGGCTCAACGACGACGAGCGCATCATCGAGACGAAGCACATCTCGCTCAACGGCGCCTGA
- a CDS encoding cation:proton antiporter regulatory subunit, which yields MTIYETEVPGVGHKFELEVDGGERLVVIIHHDGKRDVYRRPDPDADSEQLFSLTGKQARQLGSILEGAYFQPVELDEVEVPLGEAIIEWTEVGADAPVAGETLADANIRKRTGVSVMAIQRGGDTIPNPGPDETIETGDVLVTLGSREEQSSLEELVED from the coding sequence ATGACTATCTACGAGACGGAGGTCCCCGGGGTCGGACACAAGTTCGAACTCGAGGTCGACGGGGGCGAGCGGCTGGTGGTGATCATCCACCACGACGGGAAGCGGGACGTCTACAGACGGCCGGACCCGGACGCCGACAGCGAACAGCTGTTCTCGCTGACCGGCAAGCAGGCCCGCCAGCTCGGCTCTATCCTGGAGGGGGCGTACTTCCAGCCGGTGGAACTCGACGAGGTGGAGGTGCCGCTGGGGGAGGCTATCATCGAGTGGACCGAGGTGGGCGCCGACGCGCCCGTCGCGGGCGAGACGCTGGCGGACGCGAACATCCGCAAGCGGACGGGGGTGTCCGTGATGGCGATCCAGCGGGGCGGGGACACCATCCCCAATCCCGGTCCGGACGAGACTATCGAGACCGGCGACGTGCTCGTCACCCTGGGCTCGCGCGAGGAGCAGTCGTCACTGGAGGAGCTGGTCGAGGACTGA
- a CDS encoding diacylglycerol/polyprenol kinase family protein, whose product MADELKRRLVHASGTLVPLIAVVDPSRWELVQGVLVAGAVAAIVLEIVRLYVGLDWVVYDRLTREYEQDNLAGYALALISMGVVAVAFDQSVAIPAILMLTIGDPISGLLGSGELRTAKQAYVLLTMFGVCLLIAAGLGVPTVPAVLGALAATAADGLKPVVAGYVVDDNLTIPLAAAVAIAAGIRYLPSVA is encoded by the coding sequence ATGGCCGACGAACTGAAGCGCCGGCTGGTCCACGCCAGCGGCACCCTGGTCCCGCTCATCGCCGTCGTCGACCCCTCCCGGTGGGAACTCGTCCAGGGGGTGCTCGTCGCCGGTGCGGTCGCGGCCATCGTTCTGGAGATCGTCCGGCTCTACGTCGGCCTCGACTGGGTCGTCTACGACCGCCTCACGCGCGAGTACGAACAGGACAACCTGGCGGGCTACGCGCTGGCGCTGATCAGCATGGGCGTCGTCGCCGTCGCCTTCGACCAGTCAGTCGCCATCCCGGCCATCCTGATGCTCACCATCGGTGACCCGATCAGCGGCCTGCTGGGCTCTGGCGAACTGCGGACCGCCAAGCAGGCCTACGTCCTGCTGACGATGTTCGGCGTCTGTCTGCTCATCGCGGCGGGGCTGGGCGTCCCGACCGTGCCCGCGGTGCTGGGCGCGCTGGCCGCGACGGCCGCAGACGGACTCAAACCCGTCGTCGCGGGCTACGTCGTCGACGACAACCTCACCATCCCGCTGGCGGCGGCCGTCGCGATCGCGGCGGGGATCCGGTATCTCCCGTCGGTCGCCTGA
- the glyS gene encoding glycine--tRNA ligase, whose product MTDDAERDADGRRLVELAKRRGFFLQSAGAYGGVSGFYTFGPQGAALKQAIEDTWRDRFTIQEGNMEVDAPTVMPEPVFEASGHLDGFDDMLVECPECGESHRADHVVEDNTDLEDAEALPVEEVEELIAEYELVCPNCGAGLAGQAVEDFNLMFETNIGPGSSDPGYLRPETAQGIFIEFPQLAEYARNQLPFGVTQIGRAYRNEISPRKSLLRVREFTQAELELFIDPEEDEPDLGPVEDVTAPFYPATEQEADDGDPYEATIREVVEEGVVGNPWIAYYLGLAKQWYDRIGVDMDRFRFRQHLPGELAHYSADCWDAEGEVDGDWIELGGFSYRSDYDLSKHDEHSDEDFTVFKQYDEPITTEKALVDPDMSYLGPEFGGAAQDVADALAALAERNPAAFEEAGEDGDVTVEVDGEEHDVPVSQTDFSVEEVTESGEHVTPHVVEPSLGIDRALYTVLDHTYRADEIDGEERTFLELPPEVAPTTVGVFPLMDRDGLGEKARAIARELREAGLSVTYDDAGAIGRRYRRQDEVGTPFCVTVDYTTIGEGRDDDEGEPGTVTVRERDTTAQRRIPVEDLAETLTALRDGDLSFDDL is encoded by the coding sequence ATGACGGACGACGCCGAACGAGACGCGGACGGCCGACGGCTCGTCGAACTGGCCAAGCGCCGCGGCTTCTTCCTCCAGTCGGCGGGCGCCTACGGCGGCGTCTCGGGCTTTTACACTTTCGGTCCCCAGGGCGCGGCGCTGAAACAGGCCATCGAGGACACCTGGCGCGACCGGTTCACCATCCAGGAGGGCAACATGGAGGTCGACGCGCCGACCGTCATGCCCGAACCAGTCTTCGAGGCGTCGGGCCACCTCGACGGCTTCGACGACATGCTCGTCGAGTGCCCGGAGTGCGGCGAGAGCCACCGGGCAGACCACGTCGTCGAGGACAACACCGACCTGGAGGACGCCGAGGCCCTGCCCGTCGAAGAGGTCGAGGAGCTCATCGCCGAGTACGAACTCGTCTGTCCCAACTGCGGGGCGGGCCTCGCCGGCCAGGCCGTCGAGGACTTCAATCTCATGTTCGAGACGAACATCGGACCGGGCTCCTCGGACCCGGGCTACCTGCGCCCGGAGACGGCGCAGGGCATCTTCATCGAATTTCCCCAGCTGGCCGAGTACGCCCGCAACCAGCTCCCCTTCGGCGTCACCCAGATCGGGCGGGCCTACCGGAACGAGATTTCCCCCCGCAAGTCGCTCCTGCGGGTCCGGGAGTTCACCCAGGCCGAACTGGAGCTGTTCATCGACCCCGAGGAGGATGAACCGGACCTCGGTCCCGTCGAAGACGTCACCGCACCGTTCTACCCGGCGACCGAACAGGAAGCCGACGACGGCGATCCCTACGAAGCGACGATCCGCGAGGTCGTCGAGGAGGGCGTCGTCGGCAACCCCTGGATCGCCTACTACCTCGGCCTCGCGAAGCAGTGGTACGACCGGATCGGCGTGGACATGGACCGGTTCCGGTTCCGCCAGCACCTCCCCGGCGAACTCGCCCACTACTCGGCGGACTGCTGGGACGCCGAGGGCGAGGTGGACGGCGACTGGATCGAACTCGGCGGCTTCTCCTACCGGTCGGACTACGACCTCTCGAAGCACGACGAACACTCCGACGAGGACTTCACGGTGTTCAAGCAGTACGACGAACCGATTACCACCGAGAAGGCCCTCGTCGACCCGGACATGAGCTACCTCGGGCCGGAGTTCGGCGGCGCGGCACAGGACGTCGCCGACGCGCTGGCTGCCCTGGCCGAACGGAACCCCGCGGCGTTCGAGGAAGCGGGAGAAGACGGGGACGTGACGGTCGAAGTGGACGGCGAGGAGCACGACGTCCCCGTCTCCCAGACCGACTTCAGCGTCGAGGAGGTCACCGAGTCGGGCGAGCACGTCACGCCCCACGTCGTCGAGCCCTCGCTCGGTATCGACCGGGCGCTGTACACCGTCCTCGACCACACGTACCGCGCGGACGAGATCGACGGCGAGGAGCGGACGTTCCTCGAACTGCCCCCGGAGGTCGCCCCGACGACCGTCGGCGTCTTCCCGCTGATGGACAGAGATGGCCTCGGGGAGAAAGCGCGAGCCATCGCCCGCGAACTGCGGGAGGCGGGCCTCTCGGTCACCTACGACGACGCCGGCGCCATCGGCCGCCGGTATCGCCGGCAGGACGAAGTCGGCACGCCGTTCTGCGTCACCGTCGACTACACCACTATCGGGGAGGGCCGGGACGACGACGAGGGGGAACCAGGGACCGTCACCGTCCGCGAGCGCGACACCACCGCACAGCGGCGGATTCCGGTCGAAGATCTCGCCGAGACGCTGACCGCGCTGCGGGACGGCGACCTGTCGTTCGACGACCTCTGA
- a CDS encoding cation:proton antiporter: protein MAASLVEIGIALAAVALAGLAANRVGLSVIPAYIVAGILVGPEWPTEVLGVSLQLVAYGEFVEVAAELGIVFLLFFLGLEFSVGQLLADRKRITTAGSVDFLLNFGAGVGLGVLFGRTPLETLLIAGVVYISSSAVVTKSIIDRGWVANPEAEPILGTLVFEDIVIAVYLALVAALLTGAGDLTGAATDVVRAFAFLGAVAAVAWYGTDYVERAFDLPNDELFLLHVLGATTLVAGAALATGVSEAVAAFFVGTAFSQTPHTERIEDVVAPVRDLFAAVFFFAIGLTTDVTVLAGVAALLAVAVVLTTGTKLVSGTIGGRVYDLSPTRSLRTGIGLVPRAEFSLVIATLAAGAGGSLADVVPAFTVGYVLAMSVLGTVMIQHADRLTDSLAPLVGDVTGE, encoded by the coding sequence ATGGCGGCGTCACTCGTCGAGATCGGGATCGCACTGGCAGCCGTGGCGCTCGCCGGGCTGGCGGCCAACCGCGTCGGGCTGTCGGTGATCCCCGCCTACATCGTCGCGGGCATCCTCGTCGGGCCGGAGTGGCCAACGGAGGTGCTGGGGGTCTCGCTCCAGCTCGTCGCGTACGGCGAGTTCGTCGAGGTCGCCGCCGAACTCGGCATCGTCTTTCTCCTCTTCTTCCTCGGCCTGGAGTTCAGCGTCGGCCAGTTGCTTGCCGACAGAAAGCGGATCACCACGGCGGGATCCGTGGACTTCCTGCTCAACTTCGGGGCCGGCGTCGGGCTGGGCGTCCTCTTCGGCCGGACGCCCCTGGAGACGCTGCTGATCGCCGGCGTCGTCTACATCTCCTCGTCGGCCGTCGTCACGAAGTCGATCATCGACCGGGGCTGGGTCGCGAACCCGGAGGCCGAACCGATCCTCGGGACGCTCGTCTTCGAGGACATCGTCATCGCGGTGTACCTCGCCCTCGTCGCCGCGCTGCTGACCGGCGCGGGCGACCTGACCGGGGCGGCGACGGACGTCGTCCGGGCCTTCGCCTTCCTCGGGGCCGTCGCTGCCGTCGCCTGGTACGGAACCGACTACGTCGAGCGGGCCTTCGACCTGCCCAACGACGAGCTGTTCCTGTTGCACGTGCTCGGCGCGACGACGCTCGTCGCCGGGGCGGCGCTCGCGACCGGCGTCAGCGAGGCCGTCGCCGCCTTCTTCGTCGGGACCGCGTTCAGCCAGACGCCCCACACCGAGCGCATCGAGGACGTCGTCGCCCCGGTCCGGGACCTCTTTGCCGCCGTCTTCTTCTTCGCCATCGGGCTGACGACGGACGTCACCGTGCTGGCCGGCGTCGCCGCCCTGCTCGCGGTCGCCGTCGTCCTCACCACCGGAACCAAGCTCGTCAGCGGTACCATCGGCGGGCGCGTCTACGACCTCTCGCCCACGCGGTCGCTCCGGACCGGTATCGGCCTCGTTCCGCGAGCGGAGTTCTCGCTGGTCATCGCGACGCTTGCCGCAGGCGCGGGCGGTAGCCTCGCGGACGTCGTCCCGGCGTTCACCGTCGGCTACGTCCTCGCGATGAGCGTCCTCGGGACCGTCATGATCCAGCACGCAGACCGGCTGACGGACTCGCTCGCACCGCTCGTGGGCGACGTGACCGGCGAGTGA
- a CDS encoding CapA family protein, with product MAQTLGFTGDVMLGRNVDERQRNRPVTAVWGDVLERLRGLDGLFVNLECCLSTRGRPWRRTHRPFHFRADPAWAVPALRQADVDWANLANNHLLDFQEEALLDTLGALDEGDIAHSGAGRNERDARAPAVVDVGEVTVAFVSLTDNTPEYAAGPESPGVARLELDVDDEANRAVARSMLDRAREYDPDLLVASLHWGPNMVEEPFESHVRWGRWLLSEGVDVVHGHSAHVFEAVEARDDGLLLYDCGDFVDDYRVDEELRNDRSFLFELTVDDRATPVRLRLVPVEIRGCQVHLATGDAARWCRETMHERSRGYDTEFEREGESLAVEL from the coding sequence ATGGCACAGACGCTCGGCTTCACGGGTGACGTGATGCTCGGGCGGAACGTCGACGAGCGACAACGGAACCGTCCGGTGACGGCGGTGTGGGGCGACGTGCTGGAGCGGCTCCGGGGACTGGACGGGCTGTTCGTCAACCTGGAGTGTTGCCTGTCGACGCGGGGCCGGCCCTGGCGCCGGACCCACCGTCCGTTTCACTTCCGCGCGGATCCAGCGTGGGCCGTGCCCGCGCTCCGACAGGCCGACGTCGACTGGGCGAACCTCGCCAACAACCACCTGCTCGATTTCCAGGAAGAGGCCCTGCTCGACACCCTCGGCGCGCTTGACGAGGGTGACATCGCGCACTCGGGCGCCGGTCGAAACGAACGCGACGCGCGAGCGCCCGCCGTGGTCGACGTCGGCGAGGTGACGGTGGCGTTCGTCTCCCTCACCGACAACACGCCGGAGTACGCCGCCGGCCCCGAATCGCCGGGGGTCGCGCGGCTGGAACTGGACGTGGACGACGAAGCCAACCGGGCGGTCGCTCGATCGATGCTCGACCGGGCCAGAGAGTACGACCCGGACCTCCTCGTGGCGTCGCTGCACTGGGGTCCGAACATGGTCGAAGAACCGTTCGAGAGTCACGTGCGCTGGGGCCGATGGCTGCTTTCCGAGGGCGTCGACGTCGTCCACGGCCACAGCGCCCACGTGTTCGAGGCCGTCGAGGCGAGGGACGACGGCCTGCTACTGTACGACTGCGGGGACTTCGTCGACGACTACCGGGTCGACGAAGAGTTGCGCAACGACCGGAGCTTCCTGTTCGAACTGACCGTCGACGACCGCGCCACGCCGGTGAGATTACGGCTGGTTCCAGTCGAAATAAGGGGGTGTCAGGTTCACCTGGCGACCGGGGACGCGGCCCGGTGGTGTCGCGAGACGATGCACGAGCGGTCCCGCGGGTACGACACCGAGTTCGAACGCGAGGGGGAGTCGCTGGCGGTCGAACTGTAG